In Candidatus Alcyoniella australis, the genomic window CACCGTATATCCCTGGGACTGCAGGGCTCTGAGGGCCAGCTTGCGAACGATCTCCTGGTCCTCGGCCAACAGAATCGTTTCGCTGCCGCGCACTGAAAACGGCTTTTCAACCGCGGCATATGTCTCGGCCTCGGCGCCGGCCGTGGGCAGATAGACCTTGAAAGCGGTCCCCTTGCCCGGCTCGGAGTAGACGTTGATGTGCCCATGGTTCTGATGGACAATGCCGTGGATCGTCGACAGCCCCAGGCCGGTCCCCTTGCTCGTGGCCTTGGTGGTGAAGAACGGCTCGAAGATGTTTTTCAGCGTGTCGGCGTCCATGCCCACGCCCGTGTCGCTGACCGCGAGCAGCACGTAATCGCCGCTTATCGCTTCGTTGCAGGTCTGGCATCTGTTGCCTTCGAGGCAGACGTTCATCGTCTCGATGGTCAGCTTGCCGCCCTGGGGCATGGCATCGCGGGAGTTGACCGCCAGGTTGACCAGGATCTGATCGATCTGCCCTGGATCGATCAGCACCCTGCTGGGTTTCTGCTTGTGAATGAAGACAAAATCAATGTCTTCGCCGATGATGCGCCGCAGCATCCGCTCCGATTGCTCCACCGCCGTGTTGAGGTCCATCACCTTGGGCGAAACCAGCTGCTTGCGCGAGAAGGCCAGTAGCTGCGCGGTGAGCTGGGTAGCTGAATCCGCGGCCTTCTGGATTTCGGCTACATCCTTTTTCAGCGGATCACCGTCGTTGAGCGCACTGTAGACGATATCGGAGAATCCACGGATCGCGGTCAGCAGGTTGTTGAAATCGTGGGCCACGCCGCCGGCCAGACGTCCGATCGATTCCATCTTCTGCGACTGGGACAACTGTTGCTGGAGCTGCTCGCGCTCCTGTTCGGTCCGCTTGCGCTCGGTGATGTCGGAGCAGAAGGCCATGAACAGATCAGCGGAAAGGGCCACGGCCTTGATACTGGTGTAAATATCGGCCCCGTCCTTCTTGCGTATGATGACTTCCGTTTGCATCTCCCCTTTTTCGATGAAATCGCCAAACGGGGCGAAGGTCTCGGGCGGCACATCGGGCGGGGCCAGCTGGGGAATCGACATCTGCAACAGTTCTTCCCGCGAGTAGCCGGTCATCAGGCAGGCGGCCTGATTGACGTCGATAAACGCGCCCTCGTTGTTGACGATGAAAATCCCCTCCGGCGCGTTTTCAATGTAGATCCGGTGCCTCTCCTCGCTATTGCGTAGCGCCTCCACGGCCAGCCTGCGCTCGGTAATGTCGCGCGTGCTGCCCTGCAAGGCGATGGGATCTCCGTTTTCGTCGAAAATCACCTTGCCGCTGATTTCAACGTGAACCGGCTCTCCGTCCTTTTTCAGAATCGCAGTCTCAAATACGATCCCGGAACTGCTCGAACCCTTTGAAAGCTGGCTGGCAATAACCTGGGTCATCTGGGAAAAGTACGCTGGATCGGCGTGTTCCAGCAGTCCGGTGCCGATCCACTCCTCGGAAGTATGGCCGGTTAACTGTTCAACCGCCGGATTGACGTAGGTGAACTCGAAGTTCAGATCCATCGTCCAAATCACGTCGTCGGTGTTGTCGGCCAGCAATCGATACTTGGCCTCGCCCTGGCGCAGCGCCTCCTGGGCGCGCTTGCGCTCGGTGATGTCGATCGACAGAATGAAGATCCCCTCTGGCACAGGCTGAATGCTCAGTTCGAACCAGCCGATGGAGCCGTCGGAATAGACGAATTCGTTTTCCATTCGGTGCGACGTGCGTTGTTCCATGCAGCGGCGCAGATGGACGAACAGCTCGGTCTGCTCAATGCCGGGATAGACCTCCATCATCGTGTGGCCCAATAAATAATCTTTGGTCTGGCGTCCGTGCATGGTGACCGCATCGTTGAGATAGAGGTAGCGCCAATCAAAGCCGATGATCTGGCAGCCCTCCATGATGTTGTCCAGGGTGTTGCGGCAAAGTCCCTCGCCCACGCGCAGCGCCTCCGGTGAACACTTGCCTGCGGATCCATCGTGCGCGATCTCGAGATACCCGGCCTCGCCGTTGTCCAACTTGCAGGATGAGACCGACAAGTCGACGAACAGCGAGCGGCCCTCCGCGGTGCGCAGCCGCGCCTCTCCCTGCCAAGAGCCTTCCCGCTGGACCTGTTCGAAAATCTGTGATCGCGAGAACGATTCGTCGGCGATCTGGATCAGCTCCTCGATCGCACGTCCCAGCGCAGCGGCCCGCTGGATTTGATATAGCTTTTCAGCCCCCGAATTCCAGAACACCACGCGGCCGCGTGCGTCCTCAATAATCGCAGCGTCGGGAAAATCTTTTAAAGTATTAAATTCGTCCAAGTACGTTTGGTTGTCCACGTTATGCCGCCCT contains:
- a CDS encoding PAS domain S-box protein, with the protein product MDNQTYLDEFNTLKDFPDAAIIEDARGRVVFWNSGAEKLYQIQRAAALGRAIEELIQIADESFSRSQIFEQVQREGSWQGEARLRTAEGRSLFVDLSVSSCKLDNGEAGYLEIAHDGSAGKCSPEALRVGEGLCRNTLDNIMEGCQIIGFDWRYLYLNDAVTMHGRQTKDYLLGHTMMEVYPGIEQTELFVHLRRCMEQRTSHRMENEFVYSDGSIGWFELSIQPVPEGIFILSIDITERKRAQEALRQGEAKYRLLADNTDDVIWTMDLNFEFTYVNPAVEQLTGHTSEEWIGTGLLEHADPAYFSQMTQVIASQLSKGSSSSGIVFETAILKKDGEPVHVEISGKVIFDENGDPIALQGSTRDITERRLAVEALRNSEERHRIYIENAPEGIFIVNNEGAFIDVNQAACLMTGYSREELLQMSIPQLAPPDVPPETFAPFGDFIEKGEMQTEVIIRKKDGADIYTSIKAVALSADLFMAFCSDITERKRTEQEREQLQQQLSQSQKMESIGRLAGGVAHDFNNLLTAIRGFSDIVYSALNDGDPLKKDVAEIQKAADSATQLTAQLLAFSRKQLVSPKVMDLNTAVEQSERMLRRIIGEDIDFVFIHKQKPSRVLIDPGQIDQILVNLAVNSRDAMPQGGKLTIETMNVCLEGNRCQTCNEAISGDYVLLAVSDTGVGMDADTLKNIFEPFFTTKATSKGTGLGLSTIHGIVHQNHGHINVYSEPGKGTAFKVYLPTAGAEAETYAAVEKPFSVRGSETILLAEDQEIVRKLALRALQSQGYTVIEAQDGEQALQLCKGREQTIDLLLTDVVMPLKGGKQLRDLLSKINPKMKTLFMSGYTENAIAHHGVLERGINFIQKPFRPQELAQKVRWVLDKSTKVKAGPKRRSSLKGATALLIDDEESIRITVAAFLEMAGCTTLAAQNAQDGMKKLEEHQEQIDFVLLDETLPDRLGHTLLPRIRELKQDLPLLLTSGYEPSEIEQSLSGYDYVDFLQKPFKRKEMIHAIEQLLGITEQ